One region of Primulina tabacum isolate GXHZ01 chromosome 17, ASM2559414v2, whole genome shotgun sequence genomic DNA includes:
- the LOC142531146 gene encoding gibberellin 20 oxidase 2-like — translation MDSSASTLILTAPSLSLKANIRDKKESLLFDTFLLEKQPNFPTQFLWPHEDLAFACQDELKDPPIDLSGYFKHDQESIGFMAKQIRQACLKHGFFHVVNHGVDGHLIRATYEHMDAFFKLPLSKKLDVKRKEGRFCGYSGAHADRYSTNLPWKETFSFEYKHANAPGCDVANYIYSVLGKDFAEAGLVYQKYCEAMENLSLIILELLAISIGLEGYHYRDFFEDGNSIMRGNNYPPCKEAGLTFGTGPHSDPNSITILHQDQVGGLEIFADNKWQTVRPRPDAFVVNIGDTFMALCNGRYKSCLHRAVVNKERARRSLVFFVNPKEDKIVRPPKDLMPRDEPRQYPDFTCSDLREFTQNHYRADTTTLQNFVHWLHSNHKHHL, via the exons ATGGATTCAAGTGCCTCCACCCTCATTCTCACAGCTCCCTCGCTGAGCCTCAAAGCCAATATTAGAGATAAAAAAGAATCCCTACTTTTTGACACATTCCTTTTGGAAAAACAACCAAACTTCCCCACACAATTCCTCTGGCCACATGAAGACTTGGCCTTTGCCTGTCAAGATGAACTCAAAGATCCACCAATAGATCTAAGTGGCTACTTCAAACATGATCAAGAATCGATCGGTTTCATGGCCAAACAAATCAGACAAGCATGTCTGAAACACGGCTTCTTCCACGTCGTCAACCACGGAGTCGACGGGCATCTGATTCGAGCGACTTATGAACATATGGATGCCTTTTTCAAGCTCCCTTTGAGCAAGAAACTTGATGTAAAGAGAAAGGAAGGTAGATTTTGTGGCTACTCGGGTGCTCATGCCGATAGATATTCGACCAATTTGCCTTGGAAGGAGACGTTCTCTTTTGAATATAAGCATGCAAATGCCCCCGGGTGTGATGTTGCCAACTATATTTACTCTGTACTGGGAAAAGATTTTGCAGAAGCAGG GTTGGTTTATCAGAAATACTGCGAGGCAATGGAAAACTTGTCCCTCATAATCTTGGAGCTGCTGGCGATCAGTATAGGGCTAGAAGGGTATCACTATCGCGATTTTTTCGAAGACGGGAACTCGATAATGAGGGGAAACAACTACCCACCTTGTAAAGAAGCCGGCCTCACCTTCGGCACGGGTCCTCATTCCGATCCGAATTCGATAACAATACTTCATCAAGATCAAGTTGGAGGGCTCGAGATCTTCGCAGACAACAAATGGCAGACCGTTCGGCCTCGGCCCGACGCCTTCGTTGTCAACATTGGCGACACTTTCATG gCCTTGTGTAATGGAAGATACAAGAGTTGTCTGCATAGGGCAGTGGTGAACAAAGAGAGAGCAAGAAGATCATTGGTGTTCTTTGTGAACCCTAAAGAGGACAAAATAGTGAGGCCCCCTAAAGATCTGATGCCCAGAGATGAGCCAAGGCAATACCCAGATTTCACATGCTCGGATTTGAGAGAATTCACACAAAATCATTATAGGGCGGACACTACTACCCTCCAAAACTTCGTCCATTGGCTTCATTCCAACCACAAACATCATCTTTGA
- the LOC142530338 gene encoding protein HESO1-like isoform X3: MALRAKVLRKKAEKFEAKQLEVHKVTKERVSALESLLQDVYVIRRPKANDYKVRRELICVFNEIAKEIYGNSKKAPVVVEFGSFVMDLFSPTSDLDLSVNFNTNAHFPREKKIQTLRKFAKKLYSLQSKGHVYGVFPITTAKVPIVKVFDRGTGVECDISVENRDGILKSQIIHIISSIDERFHKLSFLMKNWAKAHNINSSKEKTLNSLSIILLVAFHLQTRNPPVLPPFSAILKDGTDPDSVMKSMANFMNYGKSNKESLAELFFTLLIKKGICASTCEGSWISKTWDSKVACISVEDFTDKSQNVARAVGQTEVKRIYKCIKISVLHVFSFLDGKIGGGELRELLFGRDNTPFPAPDPVPNGIPKLQQFAALSGNASQTNLSKTVLIGKKRKQETTVIIKKKPVLETQHATLFKPRTKERHMAGWDGAYTETQYAMARGHVGAQPAGSWGVTPQATASCGLARQPISMSWGEVHKPVAGSWGRTQQAGSWGRTEQPMAGSLGGCQQPVAGIWGGFQQPVAGSWGGFQQPVTESWGRTEEPVAGSWGGRQQPVAGSWGGFQQPVTESWGGAQQHVAGQRIRGSFPLWTNPNYRS; the protein is encoded by the exons ATGGCGCTTCGCGCTAAAG TTCTGCGGAAGAAAGCAGAAAAGTTTGAAGCGAAGCAGTTGGAGGTTCATAAAGTAACCAAGGAACGTGTCTCTGCTCTTGAATCACTGCTCCAAGATGTTTATGTCATTCGCCGTCCAAAAGCAAATGATTACAAAGTTAGAAGAGAGTTGATTTGTGTCTTCAATGAAATTGCAAAAGAAATTTATG GAAATTCGAAAAAGGCCCCTGTTGTGGTGGAATTTGGTTCTTTTGTGATGGATCTTTTCAGTCCAACAAGTGATCTTGATCTTTCCGTCAATTTTAATACCAATGCACATTTCCCTCGAGAGAAGAAGATTCAAACTCTAAGAAAGTTTGCTAAAAAGCTATATTCTTTGCAGA GTAAAGGACATGTTTATGGGGTCTTTCCTATTACCACAGCCAAGGTGCCTATTGTGAAAGTTTTTGATCGTGGAACTGGAGTTGAGTGTGATATATCGGTTGAAAATAGGGATGGGATTCTGAAATCCCAAATTATACACATTATCTCATCAATTGATGAAAGATTTCATAAGCTAAGCTTTTTG ATGAAAAATTGGGCAAAAGCACATAACATCAACAGTTCAAAGGAAAAGACTTTGAATTCTCTCTCAATAATACTACTGGTTGCTTTTCACTTGCAG ACTCGAAATCCACCCGTTCTTCCTCCATTTTCTGCCATACTTAAAG ATGGGACTGATCCCGATTCAGTGATGAAGTCCATGGCTAATTTTATGAACTACGGAAAAAGCAACAAAGAATCTTTGGCTGAGCTCTTTTTCACTCTACTGATCAAG AAAGGTATCTGCGCAAGCACATGTGAGGGATCTTGGATATCCAAAACATGGGATTCTAAAGTTGCTTGTATCAGT GTTGAGGATTTTACAGATAAGTCTCAAAATGTTGCGAGGGCTGTGGGACAAACAGAAGTGAAGCGAATCTATAAATGTATCAAAATCTCAGTTTTGCATGTCTTCTCGTTCTTGGATGGAAAGATTGGAGGTGGTGAATTGAGGGAACTCTTGTTTGGCCGTGATAACACTCCTTTCCCAGCCCCAGACCCAGTCCCGAATGGTATTCCAAAATTACAACAATTTGCTGCATTATCGGGCAATGCCTCTCAAACAAATCTGAGCAAAACAGTGCTAATTGGGaagaaaagaaaacaagaaactACAGTCATAATAAAGAAAAAACCTGTGTTGGAAACTCAACATGCTACTCTTTTTAAGCCAAGAACTAAAGAGCGACATATGGCAGGCTGGGATGGGGCCTATACAGAAACTCAGTATGCTATGGCCAGAGGTCACGTGGGAGCTCAGCCAGCTGGGAGTTGGGGAGTAACTCCACAAGCGACCGCAAGTTGTGGATTAGCTCGGCAACCTATATCTATGAGTTGGGGAGAAGTACATAAGCCTGTGGCCGGAAGTTGGGGAAGAACTCAGCAGGCCGGAAGTTGGGGAAGAACTGAGCAACCTATGGCCGGAAGTTTGGGAGGATGTCAGCAACCTGTGGCCGGAATTTGGGGAGGATTTCAGCAACCTGTGGCCGGAAGTTGGGGAGGATTTCAGCAACCTGTGACCGAAAGTTGGGGAAGAACTGAGGAACCTGTGGCCGGAAGTTGGGGAGGACGTCAGCAACCTGTGGCCGGAAGTTGGGGAGGATTTCAGCAACCTGTGACCGAAAGTTGGGGAGGAGCTCAGCAACATGTGGCCGGACAACGGATTAGAGGCTCTTTTCCTCTTTGGACGAATCCAAACTACAGAAGCTGA
- the LOC142530338 gene encoding protein HESO1-like isoform X2, whose product MALRAKVLRKKAEKFEAKQLEVHKVTKERVSALESLLQDVYVIRRPKANDYKVRRELICVFNEIAKEIYGNSKKAPVVVEFGSFVMDLFSPTSDLDLSVNFNTNAHFPREKKIQTLRKFAKKLYSLQSKGHVYGVFPITTAKVPIVKVFDRGTGVECDISVENRDGILKSQIIHIISSIDERFHKLSFLMKNWAKAHNINSSKEKTLNSLSIILLVAFHLQTRNPPVLPPFSAILKDGTDPDSVMKSMANFMNYGKSNKESLAELFFTLLIKLFSVENLWQKGICASTCEGSWISKTWDSKVACISVEDFTDKSQNVARAVGQTEVKRIYKCIKISVLHVFSFLDGKIGGGELRELLFGRDNTPFPAPDPVPNGIPKLQQFAALSGNASQTNLSKTVLIGKKRKQETTVIIKKKPVLETQHATLFKPRTKERHMAGWDGAYTETQYAMARGHVGAQPAGSWGVTPQATASCGLARQPISMSWGEVHKPVAGSWGRTQQAGSWGRTEQPMAGSLGGCQQPVAGIWGGFQQPVAGSWGGFQQPVTESWGRTEEPVAGSWGGRQQPVAGSWGGFQQPVTESWGGAQQHVAGQRIRGSFPLWTNPNYRS is encoded by the exons ATGGCGCTTCGCGCTAAAG TTCTGCGGAAGAAAGCAGAAAAGTTTGAAGCGAAGCAGTTGGAGGTTCATAAAGTAACCAAGGAACGTGTCTCTGCTCTTGAATCACTGCTCCAAGATGTTTATGTCATTCGCCGTCCAAAAGCAAATGATTACAAAGTTAGAAGAGAGTTGATTTGTGTCTTCAATGAAATTGCAAAAGAAATTTATG GAAATTCGAAAAAGGCCCCTGTTGTGGTGGAATTTGGTTCTTTTGTGATGGATCTTTTCAGTCCAACAAGTGATCTTGATCTTTCCGTCAATTTTAATACCAATGCACATTTCCCTCGAGAGAAGAAGATTCAAACTCTAAGAAAGTTTGCTAAAAAGCTATATTCTTTGCAGA GTAAAGGACATGTTTATGGGGTCTTTCCTATTACCACAGCCAAGGTGCCTATTGTGAAAGTTTTTGATCGTGGAACTGGAGTTGAGTGTGATATATCGGTTGAAAATAGGGATGGGATTCTGAAATCCCAAATTATACACATTATCTCATCAATTGATGAAAGATTTCATAAGCTAAGCTTTTTG ATGAAAAATTGGGCAAAAGCACATAACATCAACAGTTCAAAGGAAAAGACTTTGAATTCTCTCTCAATAATACTACTGGTTGCTTTTCACTTGCAG ACTCGAAATCCACCCGTTCTTCCTCCATTTTCTGCCATACTTAAAG ATGGGACTGATCCCGATTCAGTGATGAAGTCCATGGCTAATTTTATGAACTACGGAAAAAGCAACAAAGAATCTTTGGCTGAGCTCTTTTTCACTCTACTGATCAAG TTATTTTCTGTTGAAAATTTGTGGCAGAAAGGTATCTGCGCAAGCACATGTGAGGGATCTTGGATATCCAAAACATGGGATTCTAAAGTTGCTTGTATCAGT GTTGAGGATTTTACAGATAAGTCTCAAAATGTTGCGAGGGCTGTGGGACAAACAGAAGTGAAGCGAATCTATAAATGTATCAAAATCTCAGTTTTGCATGTCTTCTCGTTCTTGGATGGAAAGATTGGAGGTGGTGAATTGAGGGAACTCTTGTTTGGCCGTGATAACACTCCTTTCCCAGCCCCAGACCCAGTCCCGAATGGTATTCCAAAATTACAACAATTTGCTGCATTATCGGGCAATGCCTCTCAAACAAATCTGAGCAAAACAGTGCTAATTGGGaagaaaagaaaacaagaaactACAGTCATAATAAAGAAAAAACCTGTGTTGGAAACTCAACATGCTACTCTTTTTAAGCCAAGAACTAAAGAGCGACATATGGCAGGCTGGGATGGGGCCTATACAGAAACTCAGTATGCTATGGCCAGAGGTCACGTGGGAGCTCAGCCAGCTGGGAGTTGGGGAGTAACTCCACAAGCGACCGCAAGTTGTGGATTAGCTCGGCAACCTATATCTATGAGTTGGGGAGAAGTACATAAGCCTGTGGCCGGAAGTTGGGGAAGAACTCAGCAGGCCGGAAGTTGGGGAAGAACTGAGCAACCTATGGCCGGAAGTTTGGGAGGATGTCAGCAACCTGTGGCCGGAATTTGGGGAGGATTTCAGCAACCTGTGGCCGGAAGTTGGGGAGGATTTCAGCAACCTGTGACCGAAAGTTGGGGAAGAACTGAGGAACCTGTGGCCGGAAGTTGGGGAGGACGTCAGCAACCTGTGGCCGGAAGTTGGGGAGGATTTCAGCAACCTGTGACCGAAAGTTGGGGAGGAGCTCAGCAACATGTGGCCGGACAACGGATTAGAGGCTCTTTTCCTCTTTGGACGAATCCAAACTACAGAAGCTGA
- the LOC142530338 gene encoding protein HESO1-like isoform X1 yields the protein MALRAKVLRKKAEKFEAKQLEVHKVTKERVSALESLLQDVYVIRRPKANDYKVRRELICVFNEIAKEIYGNSKKAPVVVEFGSFVMDLFSPTSDLDLSVNFNTNAHFPREKKIQTLRKFAKKLYSLQSKGHVYGVFPITTAKVPIVKVFDRGTGVECDISVENRDGILKSQIIHIISSIDERFHKLSFLMKNWAKAHNINSSKEKTLNSLSIILLVAFHLQTRNPPVLPPFSAILKDGTDPDSVMKSMANFMNYGKSNKESLAELFFTLLIKLFLLQLFSVENLWQKGICASTCEGSWISKTWDSKVACISVEDFTDKSQNVARAVGQTEVKRIYKCIKISVLHVFSFLDGKIGGGELRELLFGRDNTPFPAPDPVPNGIPKLQQFAALSGNASQTNLSKTVLIGKKRKQETTVIIKKKPVLETQHATLFKPRTKERHMAGWDGAYTETQYAMARGHVGAQPAGSWGVTPQATASCGLARQPISMSWGEVHKPVAGSWGRTQQAGSWGRTEQPMAGSLGGCQQPVAGIWGGFQQPVAGSWGGFQQPVTESWGRTEEPVAGSWGGRQQPVAGSWGGFQQPVTESWGGAQQHVAGQRIRGSFPLWTNPNYRS from the exons ATGGCGCTTCGCGCTAAAG TTCTGCGGAAGAAAGCAGAAAAGTTTGAAGCGAAGCAGTTGGAGGTTCATAAAGTAACCAAGGAACGTGTCTCTGCTCTTGAATCACTGCTCCAAGATGTTTATGTCATTCGCCGTCCAAAAGCAAATGATTACAAAGTTAGAAGAGAGTTGATTTGTGTCTTCAATGAAATTGCAAAAGAAATTTATG GAAATTCGAAAAAGGCCCCTGTTGTGGTGGAATTTGGTTCTTTTGTGATGGATCTTTTCAGTCCAACAAGTGATCTTGATCTTTCCGTCAATTTTAATACCAATGCACATTTCCCTCGAGAGAAGAAGATTCAAACTCTAAGAAAGTTTGCTAAAAAGCTATATTCTTTGCAGA GTAAAGGACATGTTTATGGGGTCTTTCCTATTACCACAGCCAAGGTGCCTATTGTGAAAGTTTTTGATCGTGGAACTGGAGTTGAGTGTGATATATCGGTTGAAAATAGGGATGGGATTCTGAAATCCCAAATTATACACATTATCTCATCAATTGATGAAAGATTTCATAAGCTAAGCTTTTTG ATGAAAAATTGGGCAAAAGCACATAACATCAACAGTTCAAAGGAAAAGACTTTGAATTCTCTCTCAATAATACTACTGGTTGCTTTTCACTTGCAG ACTCGAAATCCACCCGTTCTTCCTCCATTTTCTGCCATACTTAAAG ATGGGACTGATCCCGATTCAGTGATGAAGTCCATGGCTAATTTTATGAACTACGGAAAAAGCAACAAAGAATCTTTGGCTGAGCTCTTTTTCACTCTACTGATCAAG TTGTTTCTCCTGCAGTTATTTTCTGTTGAAAATTTGTGGCAGAAAGGTATCTGCGCAAGCACATGTGAGGGATCTTGGATATCCAAAACATGGGATTCTAAAGTTGCTTGTATCAGT GTTGAGGATTTTACAGATAAGTCTCAAAATGTTGCGAGGGCTGTGGGACAAACAGAAGTGAAGCGAATCTATAAATGTATCAAAATCTCAGTTTTGCATGTCTTCTCGTTCTTGGATGGAAAGATTGGAGGTGGTGAATTGAGGGAACTCTTGTTTGGCCGTGATAACACTCCTTTCCCAGCCCCAGACCCAGTCCCGAATGGTATTCCAAAATTACAACAATTTGCTGCATTATCGGGCAATGCCTCTCAAACAAATCTGAGCAAAACAGTGCTAATTGGGaagaaaagaaaacaagaaactACAGTCATAATAAAGAAAAAACCTGTGTTGGAAACTCAACATGCTACTCTTTTTAAGCCAAGAACTAAAGAGCGACATATGGCAGGCTGGGATGGGGCCTATACAGAAACTCAGTATGCTATGGCCAGAGGTCACGTGGGAGCTCAGCCAGCTGGGAGTTGGGGAGTAACTCCACAAGCGACCGCAAGTTGTGGATTAGCTCGGCAACCTATATCTATGAGTTGGGGAGAAGTACATAAGCCTGTGGCCGGAAGTTGGGGAAGAACTCAGCAGGCCGGAAGTTGGGGAAGAACTGAGCAACCTATGGCCGGAAGTTTGGGAGGATGTCAGCAACCTGTGGCCGGAATTTGGGGAGGATTTCAGCAACCTGTGGCCGGAAGTTGGGGAGGATTTCAGCAACCTGTGACCGAAAGTTGGGGAAGAACTGAGGAACCTGTGGCCGGAAGTTGGGGAGGACGTCAGCAACCTGTGGCCGGAAGTTGGGGAGGATTTCAGCAACCTGTGACCGAAAGTTGGGGAGGAGCTCAGCAACATGTGGCCGGACAACGGATTAGAGGCTCTTTTCCTCTTTGGACGAATCCAAACTACAGAAGCTGA
- the LOC142530338 gene encoding protein HESO1-like isoform X4 produces the protein MDLFSPTSDLDLSVNFNTNAHFPREKKIQTLRKFAKKLYSLQSKGHVYGVFPITTAKVPIVKVFDRGTGVECDISVENRDGILKSQIIHIISSIDERFHKLSFLMKNWAKAHNINSSKEKTLNSLSIILLVAFHLQTRNPPVLPPFSAILKDGTDPDSVMKSMANFMNYGKSNKESLAELFFTLLIKLFLLQLFSVENLWQKGICASTCEGSWISKTWDSKVACISVEDFTDKSQNVARAVGQTEVKRIYKCIKISVLHVFSFLDGKIGGGELRELLFGRDNTPFPAPDPVPNGIPKLQQFAALSGNASQTNLSKTVLIGKKRKQETTVIIKKKPVLETQHATLFKPRTKERHMAGWDGAYTETQYAMARGHVGAQPAGSWGVTPQATASCGLARQPISMSWGEVHKPVAGSWGRTQQAGSWGRTEQPMAGSLGGCQQPVAGIWGGFQQPVAGSWGGFQQPVTESWGRTEEPVAGSWGGRQQPVAGSWGGFQQPVTESWGGAQQHVAGQRIRGSFPLWTNPNYRS, from the exons ATGGATCTTTTCAGTCCAACAAGTGATCTTGATCTTTCCGTCAATTTTAATACCAATGCACATTTCCCTCGAGAGAAGAAGATTCAAACTCTAAGAAAGTTTGCTAAAAAGCTATATTCTTTGCAGA GTAAAGGACATGTTTATGGGGTCTTTCCTATTACCACAGCCAAGGTGCCTATTGTGAAAGTTTTTGATCGTGGAACTGGAGTTGAGTGTGATATATCGGTTGAAAATAGGGATGGGATTCTGAAATCCCAAATTATACACATTATCTCATCAATTGATGAAAGATTTCATAAGCTAAGCTTTTTG ATGAAAAATTGGGCAAAAGCACATAACATCAACAGTTCAAAGGAAAAGACTTTGAATTCTCTCTCAATAATACTACTGGTTGCTTTTCACTTGCAG ACTCGAAATCCACCCGTTCTTCCTCCATTTTCTGCCATACTTAAAG ATGGGACTGATCCCGATTCAGTGATGAAGTCCATGGCTAATTTTATGAACTACGGAAAAAGCAACAAAGAATCTTTGGCTGAGCTCTTTTTCACTCTACTGATCAAG TTGTTTCTCCTGCAGTTATTTTCTGTTGAAAATTTGTGGCAGAAAGGTATCTGCGCAAGCACATGTGAGGGATCTTGGATATCCAAAACATGGGATTCTAAAGTTGCTTGTATCAGT GTTGAGGATTTTACAGATAAGTCTCAAAATGTTGCGAGGGCTGTGGGACAAACAGAAGTGAAGCGAATCTATAAATGTATCAAAATCTCAGTTTTGCATGTCTTCTCGTTCTTGGATGGAAAGATTGGAGGTGGTGAATTGAGGGAACTCTTGTTTGGCCGTGATAACACTCCTTTCCCAGCCCCAGACCCAGTCCCGAATGGTATTCCAAAATTACAACAATTTGCTGCATTATCGGGCAATGCCTCTCAAACAAATCTGAGCAAAACAGTGCTAATTGGGaagaaaagaaaacaagaaactACAGTCATAATAAAGAAAAAACCTGTGTTGGAAACTCAACATGCTACTCTTTTTAAGCCAAGAACTAAAGAGCGACATATGGCAGGCTGGGATGGGGCCTATACAGAAACTCAGTATGCTATGGCCAGAGGTCACGTGGGAGCTCAGCCAGCTGGGAGTTGGGGAGTAACTCCACAAGCGACCGCAAGTTGTGGATTAGCTCGGCAACCTATATCTATGAGTTGGGGAGAAGTACATAAGCCTGTGGCCGGAAGTTGGGGAAGAACTCAGCAGGCCGGAAGTTGGGGAAGAACTGAGCAACCTATGGCCGGAAGTTTGGGAGGATGTCAGCAACCTGTGGCCGGAATTTGGGGAGGATTTCAGCAACCTGTGGCCGGAAGTTGGGGAGGATTTCAGCAACCTGTGACCGAAAGTTGGGGAAGAACTGAGGAACCTGTGGCCGGAAGTTGGGGAGGACGTCAGCAACCTGTGGCCGGAAGTTGGGGAGGATTTCAGCAACCTGTGACCGAAAGTTGGGGAGGAGCTCAGCAACATGTGGCCGGACAACGGATTAGAGGCTCTTTTCCTCTTTGGACGAATCCAAACTACAGAAGCTGA